A window of Methylocystis sp. IM3 contains these coding sequences:
- the tnpB gene encoding IS66 family insertion sequence element accessory protein TnpB (TnpB, as the term is used for proteins encoded by IS66 family insertion elements, is considered an accessory protein, since TnpC, encoded by a neighboring gene, is a DDE family transposase.): MIPVAPDARVWIVTGHTDMRKGYASLSLIVRETLRRNPSGGHLFVFRGRRGDLIKILWHDGQGQCLFEKRLERGRFLWPQASTGAVTISAAQLGYLLSGIDWRAPQYTWRPEVAG, translated from the coding sequence ATGATCCCGGTAGCGCCTGACGCGCGGGTCTGGATCGTCACCGGCCATACGGACATGCGCAAGGGTTATGCGAGCCTGTCGCTGATCGTGCGGGAGACTTTGCGCCGCAATCCGAGCGGCGGACATCTGTTCGTGTTCCGGGGCCGGCGTGGCGACCTGATCAAGATTCTCTGGCATGACGGCCAGGGTCAGTGTCTATTTGAAAAGCGCCTGGAGCGCGGTCGCTTTCTTTGGCCTCAGGCGTCGACGGGGGCCGTGACGATCAGCGCGGCGCAGCTTGGCTATCTGCTGTCGGGCATCGATTGGCGCGCGCCGCAATACACATGGCGTCCCGAGGTGGCGGGCTGA
- the tnpA gene encoding IS66-like element accessory protein TnpA, protein MTGRDESDASTNGSGRRRYWKKDEKRRIVAESFSEGGSVAEVARRYGLNANLLFTWRRQLAATKTEAREPPAILPVTISPSPPLALGASPNAPGRMEIALPGGEKITVGADVEIAALARVIKALRR, encoded by the coding sequence ATGACGGGTCGGGATGAGAGCGACGCTTCGACGAACGGTTCGGGCCGACGGCGCTATTGGAAGAAGGATGAGAAGCGGCGCATCGTTGCGGAGAGCTTTTCTGAGGGTGGGTCTGTGGCGGAGGTTGCGCGGCGTTATGGGCTCAACGCCAATCTGCTCTTCACCTGGCGGCGACAGCTCGCCGCGACAAAGACAGAAGCACGCGAACCGCCGGCGATTTTACCGGTGACGATTTCGCCGTCGCCGCCGTTGGCGCTCGGCGCGTCGCCAAACGCGCCCGGGCGCATGGAGATCGCGTTGCCCGGCGGCGAGAAGATCACCGTTGGCGCTGATGTCGAGATCGCGGCGCTAGCGCGAGTGATCAAGGCGCTGCGGCGATGA
- a CDS encoding MarR family winged helix-turn-helix transcriptional regulator has protein sequence MSKAGGQVSLVKRERKRKGTLPAPGQRPTDAQLAALAAFRYALRRFLAFSEQASAELGLTMQWYQALLVIKTLNPEGHVSVGDLAQELMIRDHSAAELVSRLVAAKLVKRKTDPSDRRRSLLVITPYGDECLVELAIVHLERLQEHRRVFLELFENPGDSGPD, from the coding sequence ATGTCGAAGGCTGGTGGCCAGGTGAGCTTGGTGAAGCGCGAAAGAAAAAGAAAAGGAACCCTCCCCGCTCCTGGGCAGAGGCCGACGGATGCGCAGCTTGCGGCTCTTGCCGCCTTCCGCTATGCCCTAAGAAGGTTTCTTGCCTTTAGCGAGCAGGCATCTGCCGAACTCGGGCTTACAATGCAGTGGTACCAAGCGCTGTTGGTGATAAAGACGCTCAACCCAGAAGGCCATGTCAGCGTAGGCGATCTGGCCCAAGAGCTTATGATTCGTGACCATAGCGCGGCGGAACTCGTTTCGCGCCTGGTTGCAGCGAAACTTGTAAAGCGAAAAACCGATCCATCGGATCGTCGCCGGTCTTTGCTTGTCATCACTCCTTACGGAGATGAATGCTTGGTCGAACTCGCCATCGTACACCTTGAGCGGCTTCAAGAACATCGACGCGTCTTCTTAGAACTATTCGAGAACCCTGGTGATTCTGGCCCGGATTAA
- a CDS encoding tyrosine-type recombinase/integrase, with protein MAEISPLRRRMIEDMTVRNLSPATQQSYIHAVAKFSRYFGRSPDRLGLEDVRAYQVHLISKGISWASLNQIVCALRFFYGVTLGCETIPERIAYAREPRKLPSVLSADEVVRFLEAVSSLKARVALTTAYAAGLRVSEVIGLKAADIDSDRMVIRIERGKGGKERYVMLSEQLLGILRSYWRLARPESFLFPGRDKDKPIDQTVLHAACRSARAAAGIDKRVSVHVLRHSFATHLLESGVDIRIIQVLLGHEHLSTTARYTQVSTHLISGTKSPLDCLSLEVTPPE; from the coding sequence ATGGCCGAGATCAGCCCTCTGCGTCGTCGCATGATCGAGGACATGACGGTCCGCAATCTTTCTCCGGCGACCCAGCAATCCTACATTCACGCCGTCGCGAAGTTCAGCCGGTATTTCGGGCGTTCGCCTGACCGCCTGGGCCTGGAGGACGTCCGCGCCTACCAAGTGCATTTGATCTCGAAGGGCATATCCTGGGCGTCGCTCAATCAGATCGTCTGTGCGCTGCGTTTTTTCTACGGAGTGACGCTTGGTTGCGAGACGATCCCGGAGCGGATCGCCTACGCCCGCGAGCCGCGCAAGCTCCCGTCCGTGCTGAGCGCGGACGAAGTGGTCCGCTTTCTCGAAGCCGTCTCGAGCCTCAAAGCCCGCGTCGCGCTCACCACGGCCTATGCCGCGGGACTGCGCGTGTCGGAGGTGATCGGCCTGAAGGCGGCCGACATCGACAGCGACCGCATGGTCATTCGGATCGAGCGCGGCAAGGGCGGCAAGGAGCGCTACGTCATGTTGTCCGAGCAATTGCTCGGCATCCTGCGCAGCTATTGGCGTCTGGCTCGGCCGGAGAGCTTTTTGTTTCCCGGTCGCGACAAGGATAAGCCGATCGATCAGACCGTCCTGCACGCCGCCTGCCGTTCGGCGCGTGCGGCGGCTGGTATCGACAAGAGGGTGAGCGTCCACGTCCTGCGGCACAGCTTCGCGACGCATCTCCTGGAGAGCGGCGTCGACATTCGCATCATCCAGGTGCTGCTCGGCCACGAGCATCTGTCGACGACGGCGCGCTACACGCAGGTCTCGACGCATCTGATCAGCGGGACGAAGAGCCCCTTGGACTGCCTTTCCTTGGAGGTGACGCCGCCCGAGTAA
- a CDS encoding IS91 family transposase has product MERPAIELADILRRHGGAYLHDHAGHLGRCERRVMSAIATCRTAALGGHMEQCDDCGARRIAYNSCRNRHCPKCQGAARAAWLDARKAELLPAPYFHLVFTLPPAAAEVAFQNKRLLYATLMRAAAEATMTLAANPKRLGARIGLLAVLHTWGQTLTHHPHVHCVVPGGGVSLDGERWIVCKPGFFLPVKALARLFRRLFLAALEAAFDKGELCFFGELAPLCEPHAFAERIVALRKTDWIVYAKPPFGGPEQVLAYLARYTHRAAIANSRLVAVGDDGVAFSYKDYRRQGRRRIMRLSPDEFIRRFLLHVLPDGFHRIRHYGLLARGDREERLALCRRLAAAAEDPAEPKVRACEHSSTAAIGAAFPCPDCGGRMRRIGIVPPARPRPFRCDTS; this is encoded by the coding sequence GTGGAGAGGCCGGCGATCGAGCTCGCCGACATCCTCCGGCGCCATGGCGGCGCCTATCTTCACGATCACGCCGGCCATCTCGGCCGCTGCGAGCGCCGCGTCATGAGCGCGATCGCGACGTGCCGGACGGCGGCGCTCGGCGGCCATATGGAGCAATGCGATGATTGCGGCGCGAGACGCATCGCCTACAACTCCTGCCGCAACCGGCATTGCCCAAAATGCCAAGGCGCGGCGCGGGCCGCCTGGCTCGACGCGCGCAAGGCCGAGTTGCTGCCGGCGCCTTATTTCCACCTCGTCTTCACCCTGCCGCCGGCGGCGGCTGAGGTCGCCTTCCAGAACAAGAGGCTTCTCTACGCCACGCTGATGCGCGCCGCGGCCGAGGCGACCATGACGCTCGCCGCAAATCCGAAGCGCCTCGGCGCCAGGATTGGGCTGCTCGCGGTTCTCCACACCTGGGGCCAGACGCTCACCCATCATCCCCATGTCCATTGCGTCGTCCCCGGCGGCGGCGTCTCGCTCGACGGCGAGCGCTGGATCGTTTGCAAGCCGGGCTTCTTTCTGCCGGTGAAGGCGCTGGCGCGCTTGTTCCGCCGATTGTTCCTCGCCGCCTTGGAGGCGGCGTTCGACAAAGGCGAGCTGTGCTTTTTCGGCGAGCTGGCGCCGCTCTGCGAACCACACGCTTTCGCCGAGCGCATCGTCGCGCTGCGCAAGACAGATTGGATCGTCTACGCCAAGCCGCCTTTCGGCGGTCCCGAGCAGGTGCTCGCCTATCTCGCGCGCTATACCCACCGCGCAGCGATCGCCAATTCGAGGCTGGTCGCAGTCGGCGACGATGGCGTCGCTTTCTCTTACAAGGACTACCGCCGCCAGGGGCGCCGTCGGATCATGCGCCTCTCGCCCGACGAGTTCATTCGCCGCTTTCTGCTGCATGTGCTCCCCGACGGCTTTCACCGCATCCGCCATTATGGCCTTCTGGCCAGGGGCGACCGCGAGGAACGGCTCGCGCTCTGTCGTCGGCTCGCCGCCGCCGCCGAGGATCCGGCCGAGCCGAAGGTCCGCGCCTGCGAGCATTCATCGACCGCCGCAATTGGCGCCGCCTTCCCATGTCCTGACTGCGGCGGACGCATGCGCCGCATCGGCATCGTTCCACCCGCGAGGCCTCGCCCGTTCCGATGCGACACGTCATGA
- the tnpA gene encoding IS66-like element accessory protein TnpA gives MITGGGERRRRWSDDEKAEAVEESLQPGVVVSQVARRRGLSPQQLFTWRREARRKAAASDGVAFARVVVEPRGTAPAALRSERKAVTVGAHVVELDVDGASVAIAR, from the coding sequence GTGATCACCGGCGGCGGGGAACGCCGACGCCGATGGTCGGATGACGAGAAGGCGGAAGCCGTAGAGGAATCGTTGCAGCCTGGCGTGGTAGTCTCGCAGGTTGCTCGGCGGCGGGGTTTGAGCCCGCAGCAATTGTTCACCTGGCGGCGCGAAGCACGGCGAAAGGCGGCGGCTTCCGATGGGGTTGCCTTTGCGCGGGTCGTTGTTGAGCCGAGAGGGACAGCGCCGGCGGCGCTACGGTCGGAGCGCAAGGCGGTAACGGTGGGGGCGCATGTGGTCGAACTCGACGTTGATGGCGCGAGCGTCGCAATTGCTCGTTGA
- the tnpA gene encoding IS66-like element accessory protein TnpA translates to MSTDHHDEDSVSPERRRRRSWTLEEKRGIVGECLEGGASIAEVARRHDLNANQLFSWRRQFGVEAAAPKELAPILPVTISRDATADYSDRGSNGQMEIVLAGGDRILVWADVEPAALSRVLEALSRR, encoded by the coding sequence ATGTCGACAGACCATCATGACGAGGATTCCGTATCACCAGAGCGCCGCCGCCGCCGATCTTGGACCCTGGAGGAGAAGCGCGGCATTGTCGGCGAATGCCTCGAGGGCGGCGCCTCGATCGCCGAGGTCGCGCGACGCCACGACCTCAACGCCAACCAGCTCTTCTCTTGGCGTCGGCAGTTTGGCGTTGAGGCGGCGGCGCCGAAGGAGCTCGCGCCGATCCTGCCCGTAACAATCTCGCGGGATGCGACGGCGGACTATTCCGATCGAGGGTCGAACGGCCAGATGGAGATTGTTCTCGCCGGGGGCGATCGGATCCTCGTGTGGGCGGACGTGGAGCCGGCGGCGCTGTCACGGGTGCTGGAGGCATTGTCGCGGCGATGA
- the tnpB gene encoding IS66 family insertion sequence element accessory protein TnpB (TnpB, as the term is used for proteins encoded by IS66 family insertion elements, is considered an accessory protein, since TnpC, encoded by a neighboring gene, is a DDE family transposase.): MIPVPSGVRVWIATGHTDMRRGMQGLALQVQEQLKRDPHAGDLYIFRGRRGDLAKILWHDGVGLSLYAKRLDRGKFIWPSATAGAVSISAGQMAYMLEGIDWRNPQLTWRPERAG; this comes from the coding sequence ATGATTCCGGTTCCGAGCGGCGTGAGGGTCTGGATTGCGACCGGCCATACCGACATGCGCCGCGGCATGCAGGGGCTGGCGCTGCAGGTGCAGGAGCAATTGAAGCGCGACCCGCACGCGGGCGATCTCTACATCTTCCGTGGCCGCCGTGGCGATCTCGCCAAAATTCTCTGGCATGACGGCGTCGGCCTGTCGCTTTACGCCAAGCGTCTGGATCGCGGGAAGTTCATCTGGCCGTCGGCGACGGCAGGGGCGGTTTCGATCTCGGCGGGGCAGATGGCCTATATGCTGGAAGGGATCGATTGGAGAAACCCGCAACTGACCTGGCGGCCGGAACGCGCCGGATAG
- the tnpC gene encoding IS66 family transposase produces MDAADAELARENAALKAALAVAQTKALEVAAELAVARAKASEDMALIAQQKLRIAKLERQIFGQRSERSVRLIDQLALTFEELEAAATEDELAAEKAVVRTTVAGFTRKRPERTTFPDHLPRERVVIEAPTACECCGSARLRKLGEDVTRTLETTPRQWKVIETVREKFTCRDCEKISQAPAPFHVIARGWAGASLLAMIVFEKFGQHQPLNRQAERYALEGVPIALSTMADAVGSVCTALDPLLRRVEAHVMAAERLHGDDTTVPVLAKGKTDTGRCWIYARDDKPFGGAGPPAAMFYYSRDRRGEHPQAHLAGYSGILQADAYDGYNRLYLADRKPGPVKEAACWVHARRPFFAMADLDENARRKAAGKKEIPLSPIAIEVVRRIDVLFEIERSINGKSAEERLAVRHTLSRPLVDDLQDYLRTQAARLSRGHDLVKAINYMLKRWAAFTLFLEDGRVCMSNNAAERGLRGIALGRKSWLFCGSDRGGQRAAAMYSLVVTARMNGVDPQAWLADVLSRIALHPAHRLDELLPWNWVAKGPAAFARVA; encoded by the coding sequence ATGGATGCCGCTGACGCCGAGCTTGCCCGCGAGAACGCCGCCCTGAAAGCGGCGCTGGCCGTCGCTCAGACAAAGGCCCTGGAAGTTGCGGCGGAATTGGCGGTCGCCCGCGCGAAAGCGTCGGAAGACATGGCGCTGATCGCGCAACAGAAGCTTAGGATCGCGAAACTGGAGCGCCAGATCTTCGGGCAGCGGTCTGAGCGGTCCGTGAGATTGATCGATCAACTGGCGCTCACCTTCGAGGAGTTGGAAGCTGCGGCGACGGAAGACGAGCTTGCGGCCGAAAAGGCTGTCGTCAGGACGACTGTCGCAGGATTTACGCGCAAGCGTCCGGAGCGCACTACATTCCCCGACCACCTTCCTCGCGAGCGCGTCGTGATTGAGGCGCCGACGGCATGCGAATGCTGCGGGAGCGCGCGTCTGCGCAAGCTCGGCGAGGATGTGACGCGCACATTGGAAACGACGCCCCGTCAGTGGAAGGTGATCGAGACGGTGCGGGAGAAGTTCACCTGCCGGGATTGCGAGAAGATCAGTCAGGCGCCGGCCCCATTCCACGTGATTGCGCGAGGATGGGCGGGGGCGAGCCTGCTGGCGATGATCGTGTTCGAGAAGTTTGGCCAACACCAGCCTTTGAACCGCCAGGCCGAGCGCTATGCCCTGGAAGGCGTGCCGATCGCGCTGTCGACGATGGCCGACGCGGTGGGCTCGGTCTGCACGGCCCTCGATCCTCTGCTCCGCCGTGTGGAAGCTCATGTCATGGCGGCCGAACGCCTGCATGGCGACGACACGACCGTGCCGGTTTTGGCCAAAGGCAAGACTGATACCGGGCGGTGCTGGATTTATGCTCGAGACGACAAACCGTTCGGCGGCGCCGGGCCGCCGGCGGCGATGTTCTACTATTCGCGCGATCGCCGGGGCGAACATCCACAGGCGCATCTGGCGGGATATTCCGGCATCCTGCAAGCCGACGCCTATGACGGCTACAACAGGCTCTATCTGGCGGATCGCAAGCCGGGTCCGGTCAAGGAGGCGGCGTGCTGGGTTCACGCACGGCGCCCGTTCTTCGCCATGGCGGATCTGGATGAGAACGCGCGCCGCAAAGCGGCGGGTAAAAAGGAAATCCCTTTGTCGCCGATCGCGATCGAGGTGGTGCGCCGCATCGACGTCCTTTTCGAGATCGAGCGGTCCATTAACGGTAAGAGCGCCGAAGAACGCCTGGCGGTTCGCCACACGCTGAGCCGACCGCTGGTCGATGATCTGCAGGACTATTTGCGCACGCAGGCAGCGAGGCTCTCGCGCGGGCATGATCTGGTCAAGGCGATCAATTACATGCTCAAACGTTGGGCGGCGTTCACGCTGTTCCTTGAAGATGGACGCGTGTGCATGTCCAACAATGCCGCGGAACGAGGGCTAAGGGGCATCGCGCTCGGAAGAAAATCATGGCTGTTCTGCGGGTCGGACCGCGGAGGGCAGCGGGCCGCGGCCATGTATAGTCTCGTTGTCACCGCACGGATGAATGGCGTCGATCCGCAGGCTTGGCTCGCCGACGTCCTCTCGCGCATCGCCCTCCATCCCGCACACCGCCTCGATGAACTGCTGCCCTGGAATTGGGTGGCAAAAGGTCCGGCAGCCTTCGCTCGTGTCGCCTGA
- a CDS encoding efflux transporter outer membrane subunit, with translation MAVNNAPERGRMPSDLSKNIWRQGSPLLALALASCNALPGVDLAPNYTPPEFIVPASWHGASPFVEARPSDAEIRSDWWKLFRDPVLDRLEQQAMVSNPDLQATAERFVQARDIMMGIQSRLYPRLGLGFGASDNKQSQAALFRAPDSPIHDPSVYDTGIASWEPDFWYAIRNETRAQIYRAEQRAAEYALARLSVQAEIASDYFTLRGLDAQQGIYKQSIDYYKKSLAIVNEQYMGKIASELDVARAKALLSNTEAKQLEVQGEREVVEHALAVLVNMAPASFKIEAAPGLRVIPLRIPRKLPSTLLERRPDISAMEREMARANREIGVAKAAFFPRVEFRLDGGFEDHGINLIKLANSFWSYGSTISLPIFEGGLRRAQLQQSWSIYRETEDKYRSIVLNAFREVENGLSLTNRLNAAAKKLDETVAATQKTQELTMDLFRGGLGSSLDLIYAQVATLTARIDSVQVKTRVLKACVDLIRALGGGWDRGKLPTDDEIQPFGPLQYDFAEKPAPAGGIDVSLDNPNNDLTQPAR, from the coding sequence ATGGCCGTCAACAACGCCCCTGAGAGAGGTCGGATGCCTTCTGATTTGTCTAAAAACATCTGGCGCCAGGGCTCGCCCTTGCTAGCCCTGGCCTTGGCAAGCTGCAATGCGTTGCCCGGGGTTGATCTCGCGCCGAATTATACACCTCCTGAGTTTATCGTCCCCGCGTCCTGGCATGGCGCGAGTCCCTTTGTCGAGGCGAGGCCATCCGACGCCGAAATACGCTCTGATTGGTGGAAACTTTTCCGCGACCCGGTCCTGGACAGGCTCGAACAGCAGGCCATGGTCTCTAATCCCGACTTGCAGGCGACCGCAGAGCGATTTGTGCAGGCGCGCGACATAATGATGGGGATTCAGTCAAGGCTTTATCCGCGCCTCGGGCTCGGCTTTGGAGCCTCCGACAACAAGCAATCACAGGCCGCGTTGTTTCGCGCGCCGGATAGTCCAATTCATGATCCGTCTGTTTACGACACGGGAATTGCGTCCTGGGAGCCGGATTTCTGGTATGCGATTCGAAATGAGACCCGCGCGCAGATTTATCGTGCAGAACAACGCGCCGCTGAATATGCGCTGGCGCGCTTGAGCGTCCAAGCCGAGATTGCCTCGGATTATTTCACGCTGCGCGGTCTCGACGCCCAACAGGGAATATACAAGCAATCTATTGATTACTATAAGAAATCTCTGGCGATTGTTAATGAGCAATACATGGGAAAGATCGCTTCTGAGCTCGACGTTGCCCGCGCCAAAGCGTTGCTTTCTAATACGGAAGCCAAGCAACTGGAGGTTCAAGGCGAGCGAGAGGTCGTGGAGCACGCACTTGCTGTTTTAGTCAATATGGCGCCGGCGAGCTTCAAGATCGAGGCTGCTCCGGGTCTGAGGGTTATTCCCTTGAGAATTCCGAGGAAGCTTCCGTCGACCTTACTTGAACGTCGACCGGACATTTCTGCGATGGAGCGCGAAATGGCGCGCGCGAACCGGGAAATAGGTGTCGCTAAAGCGGCGTTTTTCCCGAGGGTGGAATTTAGGCTCGACGGGGGGTTCGAGGATCACGGGATTAATCTGATAAAGCTCGCGAATAGTTTTTGGTCTTACGGATCCACGATTTCTCTGCCTATTTTCGAGGGTGGCCTTCGCCGTGCTCAGTTACAGCAATCATGGTCGATTTATCGAGAAACTGAAGATAAGTATCGTTCGATAGTGCTCAACGCTTTTCGAGAGGTCGAGAACGGCTTGAGTCTGACGAATCGGCTAAACGCCGCTGCAAAAAAGCTGGACGAAACAGTCGCGGCTACCCAGAAAACCCAAGAGCTGACGATGGACTTGTTTCGCGGCGGATTGGGCTCCAGTCTGGATCTCATTTACGCCCAGGTCGCTACCCTAACGGCAAGAATAGACTCAGTGCAGGTCAAGACAAGGGTGCTAAAGGCATGTGTCGACCTCATCCGAGCCCTTGGCGGCGGCTGGGATCGCGGAAAGCTTCCCACAGATGATGAAATTCAGCCGTTCGGTCCGCTTCAGTATGATTTTGCAGAAAAGCCTGCTCCTGCTGGAGGAATCGACGTGTCGCTAGACAACCCTAATAACGATTTGACCCAGCCCGCGCGATGA
- a CDS encoding efflux RND transporter periplasmic adaptor subunit, translating to MNTDLLRISNVKTKLRARPALSAALLLFALFIAYEFYARKRAADLLFKETLENAVPTVSVTYARSGPPRETITLPGNIEAWFQAPIYAQVSGYVKMWYKDYGAHVKKGDVLAEINTPTLDAQYSQAKAAFEAQRAKYNLAVVTAQRWVALRKSHAVSEQSISVQEANEKKEKADLEAAEHNVHNFDAQLQFKTIVAPYDGVVTARNINVGDYINKEGNISDRSSVTNLFSVADIRKLRLFISVPEAFGHILKPGLTADVMVPQFPNRHFKAEFLTVSGGFDPNTRTAVTEFIINNEHKALWPGSYATVKLTLPTDANTLTIPSSSLVFQEHGAQVAVVTKDNRVHFKPIKIVRIIEGRIEISGGVTKEDHIVSNPSAALLEGDKVRVVQPANGYEINPEDLN from the coding sequence ATGAACACGGACCTGCTGCGAATATCTAATGTCAAGACGAAGCTCCGCGCCAGGCCAGCGCTTTCAGCCGCGCTACTGCTTTTCGCGCTTTTTATCGCCTATGAATTTTACGCGCGAAAGCGTGCGGCGGATTTGCTCTTTAAAGAGACGCTCGAAAACGCGGTCCCGACAGTGTCGGTAACGTATGCAAGGTCTGGGCCGCCAAGAGAGACGATTACCCTGCCTGGCAACATCGAAGCCTGGTTTCAGGCGCCGATCTATGCGCAGGTCTCAGGATACGTAAAGATGTGGTATAAGGATTACGGCGCTCACGTAAAAAAGGGCGACGTTCTCGCTGAAATTAATACCCCCACATTGGACGCGCAATATTCGCAGGCAAAAGCGGCCTTCGAAGCCCAACGCGCCAAATATAATCTTGCCGTCGTCACCGCTCAGCGTTGGGTGGCGCTGCGTAAGTCCCACGCGGTTTCGGAGCAATCGATTAGCGTTCAGGAGGCAAACGAAAAAAAGGAGAAGGCCGACTTGGAAGCGGCAGAACACAATGTGCACAACTTCGACGCGCAGCTGCAATTTAAAACGATTGTGGCGCCCTACGACGGCGTGGTGACGGCCCGCAACATAAACGTGGGCGATTATATTAATAAAGAGGGCAATATCAGCGACCGGAGTTCGGTCACAAACTTGTTCTCCGTGGCCGACATTCGCAAGTTACGACTTTTTATTTCGGTTCCGGAAGCCTTTGGGCATATCCTGAAGCCAGGCCTCACTGCGGACGTCATGGTGCCTCAGTTCCCAAATCGTCACTTTAAAGCCGAGTTTTTAACCGTCTCAGGAGGGTTTGATCCCAATACTCGCACAGCTGTCACGGAATTCATAATTAACAACGAACACAAAGCGCTGTGGCCAGGTTCCTATGCGACAGTAAAGCTAACACTTCCGACCGATGCGAACACTTTGACAATTCCATCCAGCTCACTCGTGTTTCAAGAGCATGGCGCGCAGGTCGCCGTAGTCACGAAAGATAATCGGGTTCATTTCAAACCCATAAAGATCGTTAGAATAATAGAAGGGAGGATCGAGATTTCTGGGGGTGTGACGAAAGAAGACCACATCGTCAGCAATCCGAGCGCCGCCTTGCTCGAGGGGGATAAAGTGCGCGTCGTGCAGCCTGCAAATGGCTATGAGATCAACCCTGAAGATTTGAACTGA